AGATCAAAAAAGGCTTCAGTTCGGCCACATGTAAATTAGATACCATTAGCATATCACATTGAATGTATACTGGATTACAAAACACCAGCAATATAAAAGTGTTGCGCTCTATGTGAAAGATATTAAAAAGTGTTTCCAGTGTAATACGCTGATGCGTTCAATGCCCTCATCTCTTTCACGACCACTTTAGgtacaataatacaaattccTGTCGGTGTGTACCACTCTGTCCATTTCACGAATAATGCCACAATGATGAGCTGGACAGCCACTTTGAATGTCATTCAAACAACGAGCATACATTGTTGGTTAAGAGACACAAATACATTTGGGGGTGTAAAGCAGTCGCCGAACGTCCCACCAGGCTAACTCGGCTAACGTTAGCAGCCGCTGCCTCCCCCGGTCGAGTTCCAGATGTTAAGCGAGGATGCTAGCGTCAACGTCCAAGTGACGACTGTTAACCGACAGGCAAAAAAGACCGCTTAGTTAGGAAATAAAAGCTTACCTTGCTGTGTTATTTAGGCCTACACACCATTCAAACGTGTCGAGTGCTCTCTCCTCTTCGGAGGCGGTGGAGCAGTGAGATGTGACAGCTCCAGCAATGAAGCTTGTGACGGAGAAAAGTGCCTCACAACCAAATAgtacggacaaaaaaaaaaatggaaaaaaagtttcaagatTAAGTATGCTGAAGACAACTAGCTAAATCCACCGCTAGAGACTGCGTTGGCTTCGGTACAAATCTGGTTTATCTTATGACCTAAATTTAATACTTGGCTCTCGGGAATCTCCACTTCTTTCGGTGGGACATTGGCTCCCCTCGTGGCCTATCGGGGCACTGCAGTCAATTTAACCTCAAAAGGCGTACCAGGAGTCCTCGGTTTACGGctgagttccgttcctacatACGTAACGGATTTGTACGTAAATCAGTTTATCGCTTAAATATGTATGGAAAGCAGTTCTGGAACCAATATGACGCCAAAGTCCGTCGTAAACAGAGTACGCCCTGTATAGTGAGTGAGAGTTGGAGAAAGCACCTTAAGccctttatttatatatatatctatatctatatattaaaaaaataataataaattattaaaaaaaaaaaaaaaaaaaaaaaaaaaaactttccttcAAGCTCCAAACTGTATTTGCGTTCCAGTCTTACAACTTAAATTGGGCACATCACAAACCAGTCCAAGATACTTTGAAGCATTTTTAactatgttatgttatgttgtctttttgttatgatcaaaaaaattatggttttattctctcttaatagtatagtttgattatgtatcctgtattatattgtcttgtagatgtattttactgcttttttacatcatggccaggggactacagatgaaaactagccttctggctaattctggcttttttaaccatgtgtacttcatgtgttttatgaaattgcattgtcccctttcaaaaatgaactgaactagtAGAACCACATTCTGTTCACTTAatagcatatttaaaaaaaaaaaaaaaaaagttttgcccCCCTTTGTCTGTGTTTCAGACAGTTTAGTAGATTCTCAGTCACCCAGGTCATGGTCAACAGCAAAGGTTTAATCTAGGCAACTGGGCTATTCTTGCTCAATGaatttgttgttggttttccaaaaatataaaaaaatgtcttgggcaattatgctattggGCTAACAATTCTGCAATATAGTCACTGATTGTGTTGTCACCTGACTtttgtgcaggcagcgtgggttcagttcccactcagcgaatgtgtgcgcaaaatggttgtccgtggctatgtgtgccctgcgactgactggcgaccagttcagggcgtagtccgcctttcgcccgaagtcagctgggataggctccagcgccccgcaaccctaaccagcaaaaatgtgttgaaaatggatgggtggatggcaTTTGCAAAATAGATAGGTAATCAAAGTGAAAAATGGTATAACATGAAAAAATTAAGTGTACCCATATGTACAGTAGTTACAATTGAATAAGTCTAAACATTTTCAGATGTGTTGATAAAAAAAGATTAAAGGTAAAAGCAAATTAGAAATGTAGTTcagtatataaaaaatacatcgacttgaaatacttttatttattttttaattaaaaaaactggAGCAATACACTGCAACACGCTAGATCAAGAATAAGACAACCAATTGAAGGTGGggagagcgggggggggggggggggggaccaaaaAAAGACTATACAAAaagcaaaagctgcagaaattATCTTCTCTTTTGGAACATATTCCCTCTTCCCATTCCACCACGTCCTCTGCCTCTTGCGGCCACTGTTGAGAAAGACAAGAGAATTGTTTTAGCGAGTGACAATGTTAACACTTTGCAAAACAACCCAAGGGCGCTTTTGAGTAAGCCAATTCTAAAATCTACTAAGTGCATGGAGGGACTGTCATAAAAGAACACTATCATACTCACAAAATGcccattttatatataatgaGCAGGCAAATATTGCTTCTGAAGTTTAGTATGACCGGCTGACTTATGACTTCACAAAAAGGTTTGCGCTTGTACAAAGAATAAATGGGGCATTTCTTTTGCCGCATTTTGGTGAAATTAGTTAAAGCACATGGATTGAGGCCCTCTCGCATAAGCAGTGATGATTAACTGAAGTAGCAAACCTAAAATGCAATGTAAAATGATTCTTATATCAAATAGTGTTCCCCCATTAGAGACTGGGGCTGCAGCTATATAAAATTTGTGGGGCTCATTATGTTACCAATCATTCCATCGATTGATCAGACAAAATTGATTTTACACAATTAAATATTACCAATACAAAATACGCATGTGAGATGCatgtatttttgtccacttgggttCTCCATCCTCGcattctacactgtagtatgtGTGACTTTTAATGTGTGGCCTGGCAAGTGACGTGCGTCAGCGAATCAGAGTGCAGTTGGCTGCTGTTTGCTCAGGTTAGCCAGTCTGTGCATTGTTACCGTGAGCaccaacttatttctacacggAGTGAGTTTGCAGTaacagtgtgtgtggggggaaaaaaaaaaagatcactgcGAAGTTGTGTGACAAGGATTTTgccttgatttttttgggggtgatagaatttttcaattaattgtagCAGCGCTAGACATGAGTGCAAGATGGGATGTAGTCGAGAGTCACTTACCTTGTGCTTTGAGAATGGCTGCCTTGCCTCTCCCAGCACCAGAGCCCTGGTTCTTATTCTTCATGCTCTTTAGCATGGGCGCATTCTTTAGCATATCAGGTAAAATCAGGAAGCGAATCTTGCTGCCGCGGATATATACTTGCTCCAGCTGGGCCACCCGCCCGTCGCGATAGGTCACCGTGATGTTAGACATCTGTGAAGCAGGGGGAAAAGCAACAAGGGCAAATTTACAACTCAACGGAAAGTAACTACAGCGTCATCAAGGCTTGaaggtaaacaaaaaataaaaatgtccttgCTTTGTTAAGCGGTTAGActcgcaggggtgtcaaactctttttagTTTCAGGGTGCATTATAGttagagggccgttagaacggTGAAACCataatgtttaatcatcaccaaaacattattaccattacacaacaaattgagggataactagttttgaaatcagaagacaaggatattagtttgttcaagtattgtttaagatACTGTAGAAGAAGTGTTTggcaacagaaaaatgcaatatctaaacattattgtttattattatgacaatttggaatttggtagagattttagcaaaaatcacagaagttgacaaGCATGATTTGCATATAAAtcacacataaaatgatgtggtgggccgcatctggcccccgggccttgagtttgacacctatgggtTAGCGGATGAGTTCGGGCAACTGGGCAAGTGTCGCATTTTGCAGGGCTGTCTACAACCGTTTTAACTAGAGCTAGGCATAACTGATTAGTCAAGTAATGGACCATTAAGAATTGTTCATTGCGTGGCGCTATCTTGAAGTAGCTGAGACAAACTAGATTGCACTACGTGGCTGCAAGTACCAACCAACAGAAGGGCTGTTGATTCACATTCTAAAAGAACACTGTCTGCAATGTGAAGGCGTGCTACATCCACACAGAACTTCACTATGGTACTGAAACGGGAGTCTgtacaatattaaaaatgtcTTCCATCGCTGCAGAGTCAAAGCGAGAAGTCTCCCTTGAATTATTATCCAACATTTGTTGAATAACTACTCGCTTCTGAAGCTAGTtggcatgaaaataaaaattgtgaaTGAGAACAGCCCACTGCCTGTAGCAGTGTCTCACCTGGCAGTTCATGTTGTCCTCAGCCTCAATAAGCTTGCCTCTGTACACCTCTCCAGTGTTGGTCTCGCAGGTCACAATGTGTCCCTCGGCCTCATGCAGGACTTTGATGGGCACACCGATCGACATCTTGAGCTAGTTTCctacaaaaaatatacaacaaGAAATTCACTACTCGTTATTCATTGGCATTGAGGTGAGAACTGTTAGGGCTCAACAGCATGAGTGGGGTGCACACATACGAACAAGTGGGTGAAATTTGCACATTTTACCCTTCCTAAATTGGCAAAGGCCAGATTAGATGTCGCTAAAATATTATCTTGAACAATTTTCTTGTGGCGTCGACAATCGGACAACTCTACATCACTCATGATGCAAATCTGACGAGGGGGTTGCTCTCGTTTTGTCCCTGAAAATGAGATGCCTCAAACGGACGCCGCCATTGAAAAATCTGGAAAGGGACtgtttaaacatcacattttagTCTCaactaatttttttattttctaatttttCTGCAAAAGAGTCTTGTATCGGTCACACATTTCCCAAATATTTACCATTTAGTTCTGGACATGTCCATTTGGGCCGATTTGGGACATAAAAAGTCGCATAAAATCCTTGCGAATTTTACAAACTAGGGCTCATTTCATACGTGTTTCAAATCTCTACCCAACGATATGCTCTATTTTGATATACAATTAAAATTTTAGTAACAAACCTACTATTTGTTCATCTAACACTCTTGATTGCAGGTGCTGTGCGAAGCTATCAAATCGCGAGTTAGCTTACAACCAAACAGCGAACCGCTTATAGAATACAAATAATACGTTTCAAGAGGCCCCAGACGCACAGTTGTGATCATAATAATGACTCACGAATATAAGGCAGCTTGTGTGACCTGTTTAGTATAAAACACGAAGGATAACTATTGTCCCAGCTCTATCGTGAAGGGAAGGAGCCATGTTAGAAGAAATAATGAATTACAACTGCCGCTCGTTCAACCTAATACGCACAGCATAATCATATTGAAACATATTAGTGGTATATTTTTCAGCTTTTGTGCTGTTCTTACCTGGAATATTATAGCTGCAAACCACTTTTTCGCTTATAGTTTTCGCCAAAGAAACTCAACAACGTGCGTTCGTCGATTTCTTGCGTCTTTGGAGCCTTTTTCCGCCTACCCACAATGCAGCCCAGCTGAACCAACCCATTCAAATGCTTCCGGTTTAAACCCGCAGTGCATTGTGGGACTTGTATTATATCATGGCATCCGCTGAATCCTTGTAAatttcagatttattttatattgtagtAGCACAAAATCATTGATATTTATTCCTTTGAATTGACTTCCTTATAAATCCACATTATCTAAAATGACACGAACGCAGATTTG
The sequence above is a segment of the Phyllopteryx taeniolatus isolate TA_2022b chromosome 15, UOR_Ptae_1.2, whole genome shotgun sequence genome. Coding sequences within it:
- the snrpd3l gene encoding small nuclear ribonucleoprotein D3 polypeptide, like, translated to MSIGVPIKVLHEAEGHIVTCETNTGEVYRGKLIEAEDNMNCQMSNITVTYRDGRVAQLEQVYIRGSKIRFLILPDMLKNAPMLKSMKNKNQGSGAGRGKAAILKAQVAARGRGRGGMGRGNMFQKRR